From one Bifidobacterium sp. WK012_4_13 genomic stretch:
- a CDS encoding DEAD/DEAH box helicase translates to MPDNPTQRYAAFRNRQAHAHTAAFRFAEGLPFELDPFQEQAIEALEAGDNVLVAAPTGSGKTVVADFAVFLAQEHNVKAFYTTPIKALSNQKYHDLVDVFGEDHVGLLTGDTSINSEADIVVMTTEVLRNMLYEHSSTLQALRYVVLDEVHYLADRFRGPVWEEVIIHLPPSVKVIGLSATVSNVEDFSDWLQSVRGDTKLVITEKRPVPLEQHVAVQADDHTPPELIDLYRAESTVSAGRLPKLNPQLIERLDQLDRMAARSHGSGADRKRDGRGRNAHRRSPSNRSGSARHIPRRWAVVDELDYEDLLPGIYFIFSRNGCDQAVDQCMNAGLELTTDDEARRIRTIVDEMVDGQLSHDDLKTLHFSSFRFALEEGFAAHHAGMVSLFRQIVERLFEAGLVKMVFATETLALGINMPARCVVVEKLEKFDGTGHVTLTPGEFTQLTGRAGRRGIDPIGHAVVVDHRDFVPATAAALASKRVYPLHSSFRPTFNMAVNLLNSSDYRTARMTLDHSFAQWEANESAWQLESRIDTLSKAVKGYEDAFVCEYGDFAEFMSIRMKLSDAQKHERQELRHKRFRSEKSRSRAFRELDERIAELRDEERHHPCRECPDLASHLKWGHRWVRESKELERVRERYESRTGSVARQFDHICEILNDLGYISPDYVNAVPTLRHAPSCDTPDAATRIQADDGRESLHDESMHESMHESKDLSNAAVNYALTPIGQMLRRIYSEQDLVLAQMIMDEDLRDLSSSELAAVVSSLVYESRRGEGGGDGSFPGGTDGSIAISLQACLGSRARISMLCDDHGLDTPKELDFGMCRVIYEWANGEDLSVVLRDSEMTGGDFVRNAKRLADLLNQIAQVGTFFKDAESLSKVAKQAARDVNRGIVAYSGVD, encoded by the coding sequence ATGCCAGATAATCCTACTCAGCGCTATGCTGCGTTCAGGAACAGACAGGCCCATGCTCACACCGCTGCCTTTCGCTTTGCCGAGGGGCTTCCGTTCGAGCTCGATCCATTTCAGGAACAGGCGATCGAAGCCCTGGAGGCAGGAGACAACGTTCTTGTCGCAGCGCCGACGGGCTCTGGAAAGACGGTCGTAGCGGACTTTGCGGTGTTCCTCGCTCAGGAGCACAATGTCAAGGCCTTCTATACGACGCCGATCAAGGCGCTGAGCAACCAGAAGTACCATGACCTCGTCGACGTATTCGGCGAGGACCATGTCGGACTGCTCACAGGAGACACATCCATCAACTCCGAGGCCGACATCGTCGTGATGACGACGGAGGTGCTCCGCAACATGCTCTATGAGCATTCCTCGACCTTGCAGGCACTGCGCTATGTCGTGCTCGATGAGGTTCATTATCTCGCGGATCGCTTCCGAGGGCCTGTGTGGGAAGAGGTGATCATACATCTCCCTCCTTCCGTGAAGGTCATCGGATTGTCGGCGACAGTGTCGAATGTCGAGGATTTCTCGGACTGGCTTCAGTCCGTTCGTGGGGACACCAAGCTGGTCATCACGGAGAAACGACCTGTGCCACTTGAGCAGCATGTGGCCGTCCAGGCGGACGATCATACACCGCCCGAACTCATCGACCTCTACCGCGCCGAATCCACTGTGAGTGCAGGCAGGCTGCCCAAGCTCAATCCTCAGCTGATCGAGCGTCTCGATCAGCTCGACAGGATGGCGGCACGTTCGCATGGCTCCGGCGCCGACCGCAAGCGAGACGGACGCGGACGCAACGCACATCGACGCAGTCCCTCCAATCGTTCTGGCAGTGCACGCCACATTCCGCGCAGATGGGCTGTCGTCGACGAACTTGACTATGAGGATTTGCTGCCGGGAATATACTTCATCTTTTCACGAAATGGATGCGATCAGGCAGTCGACCAATGCATGAATGCTGGTCTGGAGCTCACGACCGACGATGAAGCGCGGCGCATTCGCACCATCGTCGATGAGATGGTCGACGGGCAGCTGAGCCATGACGATCTGAAGACCTTGCATTTTTCGTCTTTCAGATTCGCCTTGGAAGAAGGTTTCGCCGCGCATCATGCGGGTATGGTCTCCCTCTTCCGACAGATTGTCGAACGGCTGTTCGAGGCGGGATTGGTGAAGATGGTCTTCGCCACCGAAACGCTCGCATTGGGAATCAACATGCCGGCAAGGTGCGTGGTCGTCGAGAAGCTTGAGAAATTCGATGGCACGGGTCATGTGACGCTTACGCCGGGGGAGTTCACCCAACTGACAGGCAGGGCAGGACGCCGCGGCATCGATCCCATCGGCCATGCCGTCGTCGTCGATCACCGCGACTTCGTTCCCGCAACTGCCGCCGCTCTCGCAAGCAAGCGAGTCTATCCTCTGCACTCGAGCTTCAGACCGACCTTCAACATGGCTGTGAATCTGCTCAATTCAAGCGATTATCGCACCGCACGCATGACCCTCGACCATTCCTTCGCCCAGTGGGAGGCGAACGAATCTGCATGGCAGCTCGAATCACGGATCGATACGCTATCGAAGGCCGTGAAAGGCTACGAGGATGCATTCGTGTGTGAATACGGTGATTTCGCCGAATTCATGAGCATCAGAATGAAGCTGTCAGATGCTCAGAAGCATGAGCGTCAGGAGCTCAGACACAAGCGTTTCCGTTCCGAAAAGTCCAGAAGCCGCGCATTCAGGGAACTTGATGAGCGCATAGCCGAGCTTCGCGATGAGGAGCGTCATCATCCATGCAGGGAATGTCCCGATCTCGCCTCGCATCTCAAGTGGGGTCACCGCTGGGTGCGCGAAAGCAAGGAACTCGAACGGGTTCGAGAACGATATGAGTCGCGAACGGGATCGGTCGCACGCCAGTTTGACCATATATGCGAGATTCTGAACGACCTAGGCTACATTTCACCCGACTACGTCAATGCCGTTCCCACATTGCGCCATGCTCCCTCATGCGATACGCCGGATGCCGCCACCCGGATCCAGGCAGACGATGGACGCGAATCGCTGCATGATGAATCAATGCATGAATCAATGCATGAATCAAAGGACCTCTCAAATGCAGCGGTCAACTATGCTCTGACTCCCATAGGCCAGATGCTGCGAAGAATATACAGCGAACAGGATCTGGTGCTCGCTCAGATGATCATGGATGAGGACCTTCGCGATCTTTCCTCGTCCGAACTGGCCGCGGTCGTGTCGTCCCTGGTCTATGAGTCACGTCGCGGAGAGGGCGGGGGAGATGGCAGTTTCCCAGGCGGCACGGACGGCAGCATCGCAATCTCGCTTCAGGCCTGTCTCGGCAGCAGGGCGCGCATCTCAATGCTCTGCGACGATCATGGTCTGGATACACCGAAGGAACTCGATTTTGGGATGTGCAGGGTGATATATGAATGGGCTAACGGTGAAGATTTGTCGGTCGTTCTGCGAGATTCCGAGATGACAGGAGGCGACTTCGTGCGCAATGCCAAGCGACTTGCCGACCTGCTTAATCAAATAGCCCAGGTCGGCACCTTCTTCAAGGACGCCGAGTCCCTGTCGAAGGTGGCGAAGCAGGCCGCGCGAGACGTCAACCGCGGCATCGTCGCATACTCTGGCGTCGATTGA